AGTGGAAAAACCTGTTGATTGTAAGTGGCGGCCCCTCAGGATGagatgaggcagctgtgcctcggCTCTAGGAATGATTAAACTTTCAGGAGCTGATTATTGGTGTGGTATTGGAGTaaatgtcactgctggagcagacaaAGCTCCCCCCTTGCAACCCGGGACACTAGGGaatttcatttgcaaagaagaCTTTATGAATTGTATGTACAAAGACTTTGCAGTAGAGTAGAAATAGATACCTGCATGCAATGTGCCTGCATGCTTTTCCTTCCCCGATGTCcataaatatcagagccagAGTTTGCCCCATTTTGCAGTAGTCTTTCAAAGGCCAGGGACAGTTTAAAGGATCTGGCtttccatgctgggacactttATTGTCGTTTTCTTGTGTTATCTCAGCTGTGATTGAGTACATAGATATGTGGCTGAGGAGGAACAGGGGGATTTGACCTGGTGTTTTCTGAATTCCTGAGAACTCCTTTCTAATTACGCTGATAGGATGCCTTTAAATGCAGCTCCATGATTTCTTAGGGAAGCAGCTTTCCAAATGTATGTTTGAAGTCGAGAATGAATTTCCAAGGTTGTTAATAAAGTGGGCAAAGTTCAAGCCTTGAAAGTTGAAACACCTTCAGAACAGAAGATTCTGTTTGACTCGCAAGGGGGGAGACTGGGGTGAGAGGTCTGAAGGAGAACAAGACTGGTGCTTTCTCCCATTAATCATTGCAAGTGGATTTGCCAGCTCATGTGCTGATCAGCCCAGTGACTGCTTCTGCCTTTCACAAGGAAATGGGGGGAGagtccttcccttcccagccttctTGGAGGCTGGGATCAGGAGTAGCATTCCCTGAGAAGGAttgtgctgtcccctgtgtgtctcatggctctggggcacagcacacagtggacaGAACTGATCTGTCCACTGTCAGCATGCTGAGGATTTCAacattgctttgctgctggccgTGTGCCCTTGTGGGAAAGGCCCTGTTTCTGCAGGGAGTATAAACAGGGCCTGGAGTGTTAagtctcttttctgtgtctctgtgtgaaaGGTGGAAGAACAACAGAGACTTGCTCCGTATTGTGGAGCAAGAGAGGCGGAGGAGGCAGGTGGctccagaggagaaagatcCATTTTTGGAGAAGACTCCCCTCTTTGCCAAGCCCTACAAGGTAATGGGAGTGGagtgcaggctggaaggagagaaggaaggaggcttggggtgggagaggagagctgtgccttctgcatGGGCTGTAGCAGCCTAGAGCCTGATTCCTGCAAACACGACGTCTTCCCATCTGCTGCACTGAGCTTGCCTAACTGCCCTTGTGGGGATGCATGGAGATTCCATGAAGATGCTGAGCAATGTCTCTTGCTGAGCTGGATCTCTTGCTTGGGCTGTTTCTgacatttccccctctctgttcttgtgctgcagacagaTAAAGAAGATGAGCTGTCAAGGCGCATCAAGAACCTGCTGGGCGACGAGGACTCCAAGGTGCTCCTGAGCCATGAGTCCCCTCTGAATCCCAGATggatcccaaaaaaacctcaatcCAACTTACAGGCCTCCAGTCACAGGCCGGCCTCCAGTAAGACAAATCCATGTGAGGACATATGGAGAGAATCCTCACCAGAATCACTGAGCACCAGACCTAAGCCTGAGCAGAGCTACGGTGCCAGCAATGAAGGTCTCTCAAATGGGAGGTCAGAAGCCAAAGCTCCACAATCTGAAATCTTTCTTGAGCCTGTCAAGGTGAGTTCAATTGTTGGGGTCCTCTGTTGCTGGAGTCCCTCAAggccaagggagcagcacacaggccCTGCCTGGTTCATGGCTCAGCCTCTCCAGAGGTCAAAGGCACTTGGTTGCCAGGTGCAATTTAGGGTTTTGCCAGGCTGATCCATCAGCACTGGGATGTTGCTGTGCCCTATGGAATGTAGGAGCCCACAGTGCTGAAGCACAGCAGTTGGTGTAGGATGGCCATGGAGATGGTTTTCAAATTGTGTTTGGCCCTtggaatgagaaggaaaagctggaggctgcagcaagcttttcctgaaaaatgctGTTGATCAGCTGCAAAGGACTCGAGACAACATCTTGTGGAAAACGGGAGGCAGCTGAGAGAAGtagagcactgcagggccttgcCTTCTGCAGGAGCCATGCTTCATGCCAAAAAGatgaagcagcagtgtggatCTCCAACCCTTGAAAGTGCAGAGTGCTGCAATCAGCCCTGAGGCTCCCAGCAATGGgcagtgtttttccttgctgcttgcAAGCCCAGTTGAGGGAGtgtgaagaaaggagcagggatgctgcatctTCCTTGGAGAGTGCagtgagggaggggaaggagtgtTTTTCTCTCAGACCAAGTGTTTCTGAGGGAGGGCTGGAGTCCCTGCCAGCTTCTGCCATCAGCTGGACGTGGACTCAGCTCTTTGGAGTAGCCCAAAGCCAACTTCTCTCCATAGTGTGTCTCTGAGAACCCCTGGAGAACCTCCACTGCTCCAAATTTGGCTGCTAAATCCATCCCTTTGCCAAGCAAGGGGAGAGTGAGAAATGGTAGTCGGGGATTTGCAAATCCTGCAGGGGCAACAAGTGGATGCCTAAAGTCAGCCAGAACTTGCATAAACTGTGGGGCATCATTCCAGCAACATGAGAAGTCAGTGTTTTGTCCAGACTGCTGTTGCCTTCAGAAGAATAAGGAGTCTCCTTTTGTTTGGGTGAATAAGAA
Above is a window of Passer domesticus isolate bPasDom1 chromosome 21, bPasDom1.hap1, whole genome shotgun sequence DNA encoding:
- the LOC135284495 gene encoding AF4/FMR2 family member 1-like, giving the protein MCIMKHPKFRTGRNIDVLKQMLWKNNRDLLRIVEQERRRRQVAPEEKDPFLEKTPLFAKPYKTDKEDELSRRIKNLLGDEDSKVLLSHESPLNPRWIPKKPQSNLQASSHRPASSKTNPCEDIWRESSPESLSTRPKPEQSYGASNEGLSNGRSEAKAPQSEIFLEPVKPMVHTAVQSIEGILKEMCSPLPPLLPSLQSPERTETSKFPVQAKVTQPTFYGASNK